Proteins found in one Bdellovibrionales bacterium genomic segment:
- a CDS encoding quinone-dependent dihydroorotate dehydrogenase: MIDFRKLDMWKWFAKYGDPYPLVRPFLFMMDPEDAHNLTMKVLGYGLGPQFFGEDDAVLKTKVFGVDFPNPICLAAGLDKQATRIDEFMGFGFGSVEIGTVTPKPQGGNPRPRMFRIAHAKSLINRFGFNSVGADVVAERMKAWREKEDRTHNPVGINIGKNKETTDDVVDYLAGLEKVAPYADFVVVNISSPNTPGLRDLQSRERMTALLGKITDMRDKIAPALPVLVKVAPDLTEEQQADIAAVVNEAKIQALIVSNTTLARPSTIPDDIAHEAGGLSGPPLFGPSTRLLAAMYKLTKGKVPLIGSGGISNGKDAYLKIRAGASLVQVYTALVFEGPLVIQKMKHDLARYLRRDGFASVADAVGADHR, translated from the coding sequence ATGATCGATTTTAGAAAACTGGACATGTGGAAATGGTTTGCTAAATATGGCGATCCGTACCCTCTCGTGCGCCCCTTTTTGTTTATGATGGATCCCGAAGACGCGCATAATCTGACCATGAAGGTTTTGGGCTATGGCCTTGGCCCGCAGTTCTTTGGCGAGGATGACGCGGTTCTTAAAACAAAGGTTTTTGGCGTCGATTTCCCCAACCCCATCTGCCTTGCGGCGGGCCTTGATAAGCAGGCAACGCGCATCGATGAGTTTATGGGCTTCGGTTTTGGCTCGGTTGAGATTGGAACCGTGACACCCAAGCCTCAAGGCGGCAACCCGCGCCCGCGCATGTTCCGCATCGCGCACGCCAAGTCCCTTATCAATCGCTTTGGTTTTAACAGCGTTGGCGCCGATGTGGTTGCCGAGCGCATGAAGGCATGGCGCGAGAAGGAAGACAGAACCCACAACCCCGTCGGCATTAACATCGGTAAAAACAAGGAAACGACGGACGATGTCGTCGATTATCTGGCGGGCCTTGAAAAAGTCGCGCCATACGCCGATTTTGTCGTCGTGAATATCTCCTCGCCCAACACACCGGGTCTTCGCGATCTGCAAAGCCGTGAGCGCATGACGGCGCTTTTGGGCAAGATTACGGACATGCGCGATAAGATTGCGCCCGCCTTGCCGGTTCTGGTCAAGGTCGCCCCCGATTTAACCGAGGAGCAGCAAGCCGATATCGCCGCCGTGGTGAATGAGGCGAAGATTCAGGCGCTGATCGTCAGCAACACGACGCTTGCGCGACCCAGCACGATTCCTGATGATATTGCCCATGAAGCGGGCGGCCTGTCGGGGCCGCCGCTCTTTGGCCCTTCGACACGGCTTTTGGCGGCCATGTACAAATTGACGAAAGGCAAAGTGCCACTGATCGGGTCGGGTGGCATTTCAAACGGCAAGGATGCGTATCTGAAAATACGGGCGGGTGCGTCGCTGGTGCAGGTTTACACCGCGCTGGTGTTCGAAGGGCCGCTTGTGATTCAGAAGATGAAGCATGATCTGGCGCGTTATCTGCGCCGCGATGGATTTGCCTCCGTTGCTGACGCTGTTGGCGCGGATCACCGGTAG
- a CDS encoding nucleoside deaminase gives MPDFMKIALEEAVAAAARGEVPVGAVLVNSKGEILAQNGNRAEELEDPTAHAEMLVIRAAASLSASPRLPECDLYVTLEPCAMCAAAISFARLRRVVFGAYDPKGGGIEHGGRFFAQPTCHHAPEVIGGVEETKAAGLLKAFFKPKRTF, from the coding sequence ATGCCTGATTTTATGAAAATTGCTCTTGAGGAAGCCGTCGCCGCCGCCGCGCGGGGGGAGGTTCCCGTTGGCGCGGTCTTGGTTAATAGCAAGGGCGAGATTTTGGCCCAAAATGGCAATAGGGCAGAGGAATTAGAGGATCCCACGGCTCATGCGGAAATGCTGGTGATCCGCGCTGCCGCGAGCCTTAGCGCCTCGCCAAGGCTGCCGGAATGTGATCTGTATGTGACGTTAGAGCCTTGCGCCATGTGCGCGGCGGCGATCAGCTTTGCGCGGCTCCGGCGGGTCGTTTTCGGGGCCTATGACCCTAAGGGCGGCGGGATTGAGCATGGCGGGCGCTTTTTCGCCCAGCCCACCTGCCACCATGCCCCCGAAGTCATCGGCGGGGTCGAAGAAACCAAGGCTGCGGGGCTTTTAAAGGCTTTTTTCAAGCCAAAACGCACGTTTTAA
- a CDS encoding DNA adenine methylase translates to MKWAAAQHSANTTDEYLFHQLIPYIGNKRKLLGLIHEAITAAGATPDTHDFVDLFAGTGVVSRYARSLGFRAIANDWEPYAQELNRCAIETSAPPVFFGKRSYESVLEELNALPPREDWVTQHLCPRDDESFDSEKDRLFFMRKNGLRIDAIRHQIDVWEKKGDLDPRQRAALLAPLLYQCCYNSNTSGVFKGFHNGWGGQTKTALYRIMGDVALRPALFHDNGHQSLALRLDAQTLAETLDAYAPPNRAFVYLDPPYNQHPYGSNYHVLNSVALWDKPTLPPQITARGDKAAIRTDWRTERRSAYNHKREATAAYHTLLQTLQAPWIATSYSTDGMIPLREMIRANVERGDVQVFTRPYKRYRVSSQRASPRPMNIEYILLTQTGVKPRLSIDALVETILKLEKEMLETS, encoded by the coding sequence ATGAAATGGGCAGCTGCGCAACATTCCGCCAACACGACTGATGAGTATTTGTTTCATCAGTTGATCCCCTATATCGGGAACAAGCGCAAGCTGCTGGGTCTGATCCATGAGGCGATAACGGCGGCTGGTGCGACCCCCGACACCCACGACTTTGTCGATCTGTTCGCGGGCACGGGCGTGGTCAGCCGCTATGCCCGCAGCTTGGGCTTTCGCGCCATCGCGAACGATTGGGAGCCTTATGCGCAAGAGCTAAACCGCTGCGCGATTGAAACGTCCGCGCCGCCGGTATTCTTTGGCAAGCGCTCTTACGAAAGCGTTTTGGAAGAACTAAACGCCCTGCCGCCCCGCGAAGATTGGGTCACGCAGCATTTATGCCCCCGCGATGACGAGTCCTTTGACAGTGAAAAAGACCGCTTGTTCTTCATGCGTAAAAACGGCCTTCGCATTGATGCGATCCGCCATCAAATCGACGTGTGGGAAAAGAAAGGCGATCTGGACCCGCGCCAACGTGCGGCGCTGCTTGCGCCCCTCCTTTACCAGTGCTGCTACAACAGCAATACCAGCGGCGTGTTCAAAGGCTTTCACAATGGCTGGGGCGGCCAGACGAAAACCGCACTTTACCGCATTATGGGCGATGTGGCGCTACGCCCTGCCCTCTTCCACGATAACGGCCATCAAAGCCTTGCGCTGCGCCTTGACGCGCAGACGCTGGCGGAAACACTGGACGCCTACGCACCACCGAACCGTGCGTTCGTTTACCTTGATCCGCCCTATAATCAGCATCCCTATGGCTCGAACTATCATGTTTTGAACAGTGTTGCCTTATGGGACAAACCCACCCTGCCCCCACAAATCACGGCGCGGGGCGATAAGGCCGCTATTCGCACCGACTGGCGGACAGAGCGCCGCAGCGCCTATAACCACAAGCGCGAGGCCACCGCCGCCTATCACACTTTGCTTCAAACGCTGCAAGCGCCATGGATCGCGACAAGCTATAGCACCGACGGGATGATCCCCTTGCGCGAGATGATCCGCGCGAATGTCGAGCGCGGCGACGTGCAGGTCTTCACGCGCCCCTACAAGCGCTATCGCGTCAGCAGCCAACGCGCCTCGCCGCGCCCCATGAACATCGAATATATCCTGTTAACCCAAACGGGGGTCAAACCTCGCCTTTCCATTGACGCGCTGGTCGAAACAATCCTAAAATTGGAAAAAGAGATGTTGGAGACATCATGA
- a CDS encoding manno-octulosonate cytidylyltransferase, which produces MNTLIIIPARYGSTRLPGKPLAMIAGQTLLSRVVRCARAAVREEPSRASFVVATDDERIGRHAEEIGAPWVMTPATCATGTDRAREAFIKMKSEADFIINLQGDSPFTPPAFLTAMIRSFSGQPCDLVTPVVQMTWAQLDQLREEKKTTPFTGTTALFDEKTGRAHWFSKNILPAIRKEVALREASILSPVWRHIGLYGYSRMMLGLFAGLPEGRYEALEGLEQLRVIENGYTIRCVPVQTGGDKFMSGIDSPEDIVRAEALIAAQGEPFSD; this is translated from the coding sequence ATGAACACCCTGATCATCATTCCCGCCCGCTATGGCTCGACGCGCTTGCCCGGCAAGCCGCTGGCCATGATCGCAGGTCAGACGCTTCTGTCGCGCGTTGTGCGCTGCGCCCGTGCGGCAGTGCGTGAGGAGCCTTCACGAGCAAGCTTCGTCGTTGCCACGGATGATGAGCGGATTGGTCGCCATGCCGAGGAAATCGGTGCGCCGTGGGTCATGACACCCGCCACTTGTGCCACGGGAACCGACCGCGCCCGCGAAGCCTTTATCAAAATGAAATCCGAGGCCGACTTTATCATCAATCTACAAGGCGACTCGCCCTTTACGCCGCCCGCGTTTCTGACGGCCATGATCCGCTCCTTCTCTGGCCAGCCATGCGATCTTGTCACGCCCGTCGTGCAGATGACGTGGGCGCAGCTGGATCAACTGCGCGAGGAGAAAAAGACGACGCCCTTTACCGGCACAACGGCTCTCTTTGACGAAAAGACAGGCCGCGCCCACTGGTTTTCAAAAAACATCCTGCCCGCTATTCGCAAAGAGGTCGCCTTGCGTGAAGCCTCGATTCTATCGCCCGTTTGGCGACATATAGGGCTTTACGGCTATAGCCGGATGATGCTGGGCCTTTTCGCGGGCCTTCCCGAAGGCCGCTATGAGGCGCTTGAGGGTTTGGAGCAACTGCGCGTGATTGAGAACGGCTATACCATCCGCTGCGTTCCTGTGCAGACGGGCGGCGACAAGTTTATGTCGGGGATCGACAGCCCCGAGGACATCGTCCGCGCCGAAGCCCTTATCGCCGCGCAAGGCGAGCCTTTTTCCGACTAA
- a CDS encoding histidine phosphatase family protein, with protein MPQLLLMRHGNTFKAGETPRWVGGPTDMPLTEAGEAQAHALASMIATHYVPLSAIIAGPLKRTKRMAEIIAEKTIGLFTVDERLCEINYGLWENKSNDEIKALYGEEILKAWEQEGVWPEEMNWAPSKAKLEHNIAALLEEQHKNLLTPETHNRALVTSNGILRFVYQALTGKPPSPEAKVKTGHYCVLAPTAEGWTIEAWNKAP; from the coding sequence ATGCCTCAGCTTCTTTTAATGCGCCATGGCAACACGTTTAAGGCGGGCGAGACTCCGCGATGGGTTGGCGGCCCCACCGATATGCCGCTTACAGAAGCCGGCGAAGCGCAGGCCCACGCTTTGGCATCCATGATCGCCACGCACTATGTGCCGCTTAGCGCCATCATCGCGGGGCCTTTAAAGCGTACAAAGCGTATGGCCGAAATTATCGCCGAAAAAACGATAGGCCTTTTCACTGTCGATGAACGCCTTTGTGAAATCAACTATGGCCTGTGGGAAAACAAGTCAAACGACGAGATCAAGGCGCTCTATGGCGAAGAAATTTTAAAAGCATGGGAACAAGAAGGCGTCTGGCCAGAGGAGATGAACTGGGCCCCATCCAAAGCAAAGCTGGAGCATAATATCGCGGCGCTTTTGGAAGAGCAGCATAAAAACCTGCTGACTCCCGAAACGCACAACCGCGCCCTTGTCACCAGCAACGGCATCCTGCGCTTTGTGTATCAAGCCCTCACGGGCAAGCCGCCCTCGCCCGAGGCCAAAGTCAAGACAGGACATTATTGCGTCCTTGCCCCCACGGCGGAAGGCTGGACGATTGAGGCATGGAACAAAGCGCCTTAG